In the Nicotiana tabacum cultivar K326 chromosome 16, ASM71507v2, whole genome shotgun sequence genome, one interval contains:
- the LOC107782192 gene encoding protein ASPARTIC PROTEASE IN GUARD CELL 2-like, with the protein MFVPVQTRVAILLLAVFIFSITNTTTATETKTSAGHAIPFPSHEHFNVKQTIKESTRIHPPPSKTQGVAKEEEELEKGNWKLKLLHRDKLPFPHFTDHPHRLEARVKRDVKRVDTLIHKITGGNNNNNNNNHNNNNNNNNNNNNNNNNNNNNNNNKVYEVEEFGSEVISGMEQGSGEYFVRIGVGSPVREQYMVIDAGSDIVWVQCQPCTQCYHQSDPVFDPSLSASFSGVPCTSSLCEQVENSGCHAGRCKYEVMYGDGSYTKGTMALETLTFGRTVVRDVAIGCGHHNGGMFIGAAGLLGLGGGSMSLLGQLGGQTGGAFSYCLVSRGTGSTGSLEFGREILPMGAAWVPLIRNPRAPSFYYIGLSGLGVGGARVAISEDIFRLTEVGDGGVVMDTGTAVTRLPTAVYEAFRNAFIAQTASLPRAPAMSIFDTCYDLNGFVTVRVPTVSFFLMGGPILTLPARNFLIPVDERGTFCFAFAPSPTRLSIIGNIQQEGIQISIDGANGFVGFGPNIC; encoded by the coding sequence ATGTTTGTTCCCGTACAAACACGAGTCGCAATTCTGCTCCTTGCAGTGTTCATTTTCTCCATTACCAACACTACAACCGCAACTGAAACAAAAACCTCAGCTGGCCATGCAATCCCATTTCCCAGCCACGAACACTTTAATGTCAAACAAACCATTAAAGAATCTACAAGAATCCACCCACCACCATCTAAAACACAGGGTGtggcaaaagaagaagaagaacttgaaAAGGGAAACTGGAAACTCAAGCTTCTTCACAGAGACAAACTGCCTTTTCCCCACTTCACTGATCATCCTCACCGTCTCGAAGCTCGCGTTAAAAGAGACGTCAAAAGAGTGGATACACTCATTCACAAAATAACAGGaggcaataataataataataataataatcataataataataataataataataataataataataataataataataataataataataataacaataataaagttTATGAGGTGGAGGAATTCGGGAGTGAGGTGATTTCGGGCATGGAGCAAGGAAGTGGAGAATACTTCGTGAGGATTGGTGTGGGCAGTCCTGTTAGAGAGCAATACATGGTCATTGATGCTGGCAGTGATATTGTGTGGGTCCAGTGCCAGCCTTGTACCCAGTGCTACCACCAGTCCGACCCGGTATTTGACCCGTCTCTTTCCGCTTCTTTTTCTGGGGTACCATGTACCTCATCCCTCTGTGAACAGGTCGAGAACTCGGGCTGCCACGCAGGTCGCTGCAAATATGAAGTCATGTATGGCGACGGATCGTACACGAAGGGGACCATGGCCCTTGAGACGCTCACTTTTGGTCGCACCGTGGTTCGGGACGTAGCAATTGGTTGCGGTCACCATAACGGTGGAATGTTTATTGGGGCTGCTGGTTTGTTAGGTCTTGGAGGTGGGTCCATGTCACTCCTGGGACAACTCGGTGGACAAACGGGCGGTGCATTTAGTTACTGTTTGGTTAGTCGGGGCACCGGATCAACCGGATCACTTGAATTCGGGCGTGAAATACTACCCATGGGTGCAGCGTGGGTACCATTGATCCGAAACCCACGGGCCCCTAGTTTCTATTATATTGGCTTGTCGGGTCTTGGAGTTGGAGGAGCACGTGTAGCAATATCTGAAGATATTTTCAGGTTGACTGAGGTAGGAGATGGTGGAGTGGTGATGGACACAGGGACAGCCGTGACAAGGCTTCCGACAGCGGTCTACGAGGCGTTCCGTAATGCATTCATTGCCCAAACTGCTAGCCTTCCACGGGCACCTGCCATGTCAATATTCGACACATGCTACGATCTAAACGGGTTTGTGACGGTTCGGGTACCAACCGTTTCGTTTTTCCTCATGGGTGGTCCAATTCTAACCCTCCCAGCTAGGAACTTCCTGATTCCAGTGGACGAAAGGGGCACATTCTGCTTTGCGTTCGCTCCATCTCCTACTAGACTTTCCATTATTGGGAATATCCAGCAAGAAGGCATCCAAATTTCTATTGATGGGGCAAATGGTTTCGTGGGATTTGGCCCCAACATATGCTAG